A single window of Synechococcus sp. C9 DNA harbors:
- a CDS encoding nitrate reductase associated protein, whose amino-acid sequence MIFQFEQDFVANWRCIPMVVRYRLDTCGMKLKLAHWHALSLHQRQWLVDTPCDTLELQKQYTLQLQAWVAEQTGQPAGTIAVEPVWLQEAAVPPDLAAVLTLEQWQGLTPLQRFALLKLSRPGHEHRNLPLALREFGLDRG is encoded by the coding sequence GTGATTTTCCAGTTTGAACAGGATTTTGTGGCGAATTGGCGGTGTATTCCGATGGTGGTGCGCTACCGGCTGGATACCTGCGGCATGAAACTCAAACTCGCCCATTGGCACGCTCTGTCTTTGCACCAGCGCCAGTGGTTGGTGGATACTCCCTGTGATACCCTGGAATTACAAAAGCAATACACGCTCCAGTTGCAAGCCTGGGTAGCGGAGCAAACGGGACAACCGGCAGGCACGATAGCGGTCGAACCGGTGTGGTTACAAGAAGCGGCGGTTCCCCCGGATTTAGCGGCAGTCCTCACCCTGGAGCAGTGGCAGGGGTTGACCCCATTACAGCGTTTTGCCCTACTCAAGCTCAGCCGTCCGGGACATGAGCATCGGAATTTGCCCCTGGCGCTGCGGGAATTTGGGCTAGACAGAGGATGA
- a CDS encoding LysR family transcriptional regulator, whose product MRMEELRAFLVVAETASFQKAAQVCGVSQPTVSRQVQALEADLGVQLFHRAAQAKLTLAGETFLSHARKIWQEWQAAGLALRELHQGKQQELCVAAIHSVVAYVLPQFLPRLCARFPQMQLRVTALGSDRALKVLKDGLVDVAVVMDNPNLIGHSEFLSYPLYEEGVGILMAEGHPLQAYPVVPWELLAQYPQVVFKDGYGMRRLVEKGFARYGLSLSVALELNAPEAFVGVIRQTQMVALLPERLLQEALRVPGLTSRPLADGDEWRRKVVAVTSKDRLDLPPIAYFYELLRNCPSQVD is encoded by the coding sequence ATGCGCATGGAAGAATTACGGGCATTTCTCGTGGTGGCGGAAACCGCTAGTTTTCAAAAGGCGGCGCAGGTCTGTGGGGTGAGTCAGCCTACGGTCAGTCGGCAGGTGCAGGCTTTGGAAGCGGATTTGGGGGTGCAACTATTCCACCGGGCGGCGCAGGCGAAGTTGACCCTGGCGGGGGAAACTTTTTTGTCCCATGCCCGCAAAATTTGGCAGGAGTGGCAGGCGGCGGGTTTGGCGCTTCGGGAGTTACACCAAGGGAAACAGCAGGAATTGTGTGTGGCGGCGATCCATTCGGTGGTGGCGTATGTTTTGCCCCAGTTTTTGCCCCGGTTGTGCGCCCGGTTTCCCCAGATGCAACTGCGGGTGACGGCTTTGGGGAGCGACCGTGCCCTGAAGGTGCTCAAGGACGGGCTGGTGGATGTGGCGGTCGTCATGGACAATCCCAATTTGATCGGGCATTCGGAATTCTTGTCTTACCCTTTATATGAAGAAGGGGTGGGCATTCTCATGGCTGAGGGTCACCCTTTGCAGGCGTATCCGGTGGTGCCCTGGGAGCTTTTGGCGCAGTATCCCCAGGTGGTTTTCAAGGACGGCTATGGGATGCGGCGGTTGGTGGAAAAGGGGTTTGCCCGCTACGGGTTGAGCCTGTCGGTGGCGTTGGAACTGAATGCGCCGGAGGCGTTTGTGGGGGTGATTCGGCAAACCCAGATGGTGGCTTTGCTCCCGGAACGGTTGCTCCAGGAAGCCCTACGGGTGCCCGGATTAACCAGCCGTCCGTTGGCAGATGGGGACGAATGGCGGCGTAAGGTAGTCGCCGTGACCAGCAAAGACCGGCTCGACCTGCCACCCATTGCCTATTTTTATGAATTGCTCCGCAACTGTCCCTCGCAGGTTGATTAG